The sequence below is a genomic window from Microbacterium sp. SORGH_AS_0888.
GCGTGGAGCCGACACCGCCTCCTGCGCCGAAGCCCCCGACATCGCGTGCAGCAACGTCTGCGCATGGATCTGCGGCTGCCCCTGTCCACCCATCGTCGCCGACACGAACCGCAGACCCCGCTCGTCGGTCACCATGACCGGCATGAGGGTGTGCAACGGACGCTTGCCCGGGGCGAGCACGTTCGGCGACGACGGGTCGAGAGAGAAGCCGGTGCCGCGGTTGTGCAGCAGGATGCCGGTGGACGGCTCGACGACCGCCGCCCCGAAGGCGTGGTACACGCTCTGGATCAGCGAGACCGACCACCCCGACGAGTCCGACACCGCGATGCCGACCGTGTCGCCACGCGGACGACGGAAACCGGGCAGCACGGGCTCGTCGCCCCGCGCCCCGGCGTCGCCGTCGAGAATGATCGCTCACGTCCCCCGACGTCACCCGCGGATCGGCGAGCAGCTCGTCGCGCACGAGGTTCGCCGCGAAGAAGCGCTCCATCATGCGCCCGAAGCCCGCGCCCAGCGGGTCGGCGATCCTCCGCCGTTCCAGATCGCGCAACACGCGCAGCAGGACGAAACCGTGCGTGTTCGGTGGGCTCGTCAGCACCCGATACGGCCCGAAGGAGGTCGTCAGCGGCTCGACCAGCTCGGGATGGAAGAGCAGGAGATCCGCCGCGCCGATGCGAGACCCGAGCCGCTCGAGACCCGCGACGAACTGCGCCGTGAGCGGGCCGTCGTACAGGGCCGCGGCCCCGCCGTCGCCGATCGTCTCGAGCGTCCGCGCGAGCACCGGCTGAACCAGAGCGTCACCCTCGGCCGGGATGCCGTCGGCGAGGAACGTGTCGCGGAATCCCTCATCGAATCCGATCGCCGACTCCTCCTCGCGGAACGCCGCGGCGAGCGAGCGTGACACCGGCACGCCCTCGCGCGCCGCCGCGATGGCATCCTCGAAGATCTCGCCCCACGGGCGCAGGCCACCCAGCCGGCGCAGCACGTCCCACCCGCGGATGGCACCCGGAACCGTCACGGTGTCGATGCCCCGGTACGGCAGCACGTCGCCGTGCGCCTCGCGCATCGCGGCGCGGTCGACGGTGGAGGCCGCCGGGCCCGAGGCGTTCACGCAGCGCGTCCGCCCCGAGGGATCGCGCACGAGCGCGATCAGGTCGCCGCCGATGCTGACGTTGTGCGGGTAGACCACGCTGAGCGTCGCCGCCGCGGCCAGGGCGGCGTCGATCGCGTTGCCGCCGCGGGCGAAGGCCC
It includes:
- a CDS encoding gamma-glutamyltransferase, coding for MLPGFRRPRGDTVGIAVSDSSGWSVSLIQSVYHAFGAAVVEPSTGILLHNRGTGFSLDPSSPNVLAPGKRPLHTLMPVMVTDERGLRFVSATMGGQGQPQIHAQTLLHAMSGASAQEAVSAPRAIVGPQRDGDSPSNVYVERDLPSLARDALTHTTLHVIETPDADELVGHANLVAVAPDGELDAGSDPRSDGSASVRTYRD